A stretch of DNA from Candidatus Saccharibacteria bacterium oral taxon 488:
GCATGAAGTTTTTCGCGCACAAATCCGCCGGCCATCAGCGCATCACGACACTCCTTGACCTGACAGCCGCGACGACGTGCTACCGGCGCCAGGTATTGATTAGCCATCTCACCGACGGTCACTACCCAATCCAGCTCGTCTGGCGAACACTGAGCGCCGAGCTTCGCATGACCGGCCTGCGTATCCTTGCGTAGCCCATTCATATTACCAAACACCACGATACGCTGCGGCACCTCGAGACTATACAGCGTTTGTAGTGCTGACAATGCCGTCAGCGGCGACGAGCTATAGCTATCGTCAATCAAAATCGTCTGATCCGCACCACGAAGCACTTGCATCCGACCCGGCAGCGAACTTAGCTGGCTCAAACCCTTTTCAATCAGTTCCTTTGTCATACCCATCCGCACCCCGGCGAGCATCGCCACGACGGCTGGCCGCAAATTATGTTCACCAAGCAGCGGCAGCATCACCGCAATGCCATCAGGATATTCCGGGCCGATAATCTTGCCGACATAACCGTGCTCCAGCGAGAAATCATGCTGCTCAAAATAATACTCAGCGACTTCGCTGGTGCCGTATGTCGTCATCTGAGGATTTGTCAAAAATGCGGCAAATCGACCATCGATATCATCGCGGTTAATGGCCGCAAAGCGAGCATTATTCGCCAATGTCAACATCTCGCTGGCTACCTCATCAACGGTATGCTCAACCCGCATGCGGCCAGAGGTTACCGACGTCACAACGGCCATGTCCGGCAAAATAACCTGCTGAAACCACGCATTAAAACCAGGCCGCATCGGGCTGAATTCTTGGACGATGACATGAGCTTCGGGATGCTCGGCGCGAGCACGTTTCTTGACAGCTCGCATCATCTTGCGGCGGTACCAAAATCCCCACTTCTCCTCCGGACGATTCTCGGGGTAGCGCACGCCCATGATCTGCAGAAGGGTTTGTAAGTGCGACGTTGGCTCAGCAGCGTGCATGGCAACAGCAAATTGCTGCGACAGCACGGTGGCGATCGCTGTTTTAGCACTCGTTTTGCCAGCACTCCCGGTCACTGCGATCAACTTGACATCAGCATGATCGGCAAAAAATTGCCGGACATAGCGTATCATTTTTTTCTCAAACGACTTCTTGAACATCCCCTTTATCATACCATAAGCGCTGTCAAACGCGCTACTTGACGAACAAAAAAGAGCTGTTACGCGCCCACCCGGGGCAATTTCGTGTGTTTGTTTTGGATGGCAGCATAGGAAACGCCCCTATGCGTACCAGCTCTGACGATATTATGCGCTTTTTTGTTAAAAAGCACAAGGGGTTTGTCTGATATTTATCTACAATTCCTTAGCAAAAGCGTTAGTGCTACGTACGACTGCGCCCTTTTTCAAGTAGAACTGCTGCGCCGCTTCACGTTCTGGGCGTGATGTGAATTCTAATTTCAAAGCGCCCTGCTCGCGGCCCCAGTCAATAATAGCGTCCCAGAGTCGAGAGCCGACGCCCTTACCCTGGATAGTCGGATCAGCAACGAAGTCATCGAGATAGATCTTACGCCCAGCAGCCGGCCCAAGTAGCAGTGCCACCGTTGCCATGCCAACAACTTTGCCCGATAACCGCGCCAACAGCAACACATGACTCGGCGAGTCGATAATCTGCTGCAACAGCTTGGCGTCAGCTGGATGCGGCTTGCTGGTAAGCGCCGCGATAAGGTTAGTGATGTCTGCCACATCAGATTCGGTGATGTGGGATGCGCGTTCAATTGTTAATTCGTTCATAGTTCCATTATACTATACTCATGAATCAGCACATACGAGACTTAGCAAAAATTTTAGCTTCAAATCCGCCACGCGTGGTATTTCCTGAGGGCGATAATCACATCATCCAGCAGGCGGCGCGGGCACTAGAAGAAAGCGGCGCGGTGCAGCCGGTGCTGCTTGATGGAAAAGAGGACGCTATCAGTCGCGGTGCAACGATGCTAACGAGCGGCGAAGCTGACGTTATGGTGGCTGGAATTGACCATCCGACAAAAGACGTGCTGCGAGCTGGACTCAAAATTGTTGGGCTGGCACCTGATATTCGGTATGCATCCAGCTTTTTCGTGATAGACGTCCCACAGTTTCAGGGCGGCGAACGAGGTCTGCTACTCTTTGCCGACTGCGGCATGAACATTCAGCCAAACGCCGAGCAGCTAGCGGCAATTGCTGTGGCCTCGGCGGATAGTGCGGCATCACTTGGCTGGAAGCCGCGCGTGGCTATGTTGTCATACTCAACGAAAGGTAGCGCTGGTGGCGACAGTGTCGAGCTCGTCACCCAGGCACTGCAGCTCGTCAAAACAGAACAGCCCGATATACTCATTGACGGTGAACTGCAATTAGACGCGGCAATCGTCCCGGCTATCGGCCAGAAAAAATCACCGGACAGTCCGGTTGCTGGCAGAGCTAATGTCCTTGTTTTCCCTGATCTTGATTCTGGCAATATCGCTTATAAGCTAGCCGAACACCTGGCTGGCGGCCATGCATACGGGCCGATCTTGCAGGGTTTTGCTCGGCCGATCAGCGATCTATCGCGCGGCTCCAGCGTTGATGATGTGATTGGCGCCACGCTTATTACTGCCAGTATGGCGCGAACTTCATAGAAACTAGCTACTGCGTGATATACCACTGTGCAAATTGATGCCATTGCTGCAGCGTATCAGTCTCAACCGCTAGGCCTTGATCGCGCCGATCAAACACCTCGGACATCGTCAGGCCGTTACTACCATCCATCGTAATAATCTTGTTAACCGACGCACCACTCTTGCCACGCGGCGGAGCGACAAACTTCCCCGGCTGATCAAAGATAAACGTCTGTAGAGTATGCCCGTCGTAATAAGCAACAATATCATGGAGAATAATCTGCCAATCATCTTTGTCGCGGAGCAAAGCCAAAAAATCCTCGGGCGTCAACCAGTGTGCGATATCCTTCATATAACCACCGGGAAAGCCACCGAGCGCGGGCACTTCCCAATTACTATCATTAACAACGACCGGCTCTCCAACTTTCTCGTACGCCGCCCGAACCTTAGCCTCGGTAATTTTTAGCGGATCGAGATGCTGGATCTCATCAATATCGAGACTAATGATCTCCACCGCTATGTCGTATTGTTTAAGCGTAGCCGTCGCTTCTTCAATTTTACGTGGATTACCAGTCACGAGATTGGTGTGTTTTGTCATGGGACTTATTATAGCACTTCTTATTTTAAGTGTAGCCATATCACACTGGTTTTATTATAGAGGATCCTTCGTCAACCAACCTCACCCAGCGCCTTTATAATATCCTCATCCCGTGATACCGCATGAACATTTGACAGTTGTAGAAACCATTTTGGGGCATCATGAACAACGATCACTGGTTTACCAAGTGCTATGGCCATGCCAACTTCGTAGCGTGCGCTTTCCTGGTCGGATTCCCATAGATACACCAAAACATCAGCAGAACGGACAGCCTGAACTTCGTCTTCTGGACTGAAGTTTGTCTCATCGTCTTTGTAATTATAGTACCAATTACACGGAATACTATAGCCGGAATCCTCTAGGATTTTTGCAACGCGATTCGCCCTGTCGAGGTTTTTGCCAGCTAGATAGATCACTTTCATATATAAATAATAGCATGTGTTTATTCAAGTGTAATGAGAAATTGACGGACGGCATCAATTGGTTTAATTGTAGGGTACGTGGCTACATATTCGTCAGTATAAAGTTCAGCGCGTGTTTTGCCGCCGTAGCCATCCGGACAAAATATTTTATCCCAGCCAAAACCACCGTTGCCCGCAGGGTGCTTGGCGATGACGCCACCAAGTTCAGCACGGAACAATTTGATCTGCTCACCATCGTAGTAGCCAAACACACACGCCGCCACCGCCGATCGATCGCCAAAACCATCAAGCATCCGACAGAGATTCTCTAAACCGTTCGGTGCCTCGACAAAAAACTTGATAAACGGACCTGGCAGTCCACCGAGCGCCGTAAACTCAAGCGCTACATCCTCGACTAGAACCGGACATTTAGCGACTATATACGCCTGGCGAACTTTATGCTCAACAATCTCTTCCAAGCTCGTTGATTGAATCTCCATTAAATCAACTGCCCGGTGTGCTAGCGGCAAATCTAGCACACGCGCTAGAGCATCTGCTTTGTGTTGATTGCTAGTGATAAACGTAACGTTTTTTACCATATTCTTATATTAGCTCTTTTCTTCACGATACTTCCCTGGCTGGGCACGCAGTATTTCCACCCATCTACTGTCATCTGTAAAATCATTGTATTCAATATAGTGCCGATTATCAAAGCCGCCATTATCCTGCTTTTTACGCGCCATTTCTTCTTGAACTTGCTCTATAGAAAAGCCAAAGGCCTGGCGCAGCGCATCAACGACTTCTTGCAAATTAGCCAGCTCTTTGAGCGATTCATCGCGCTGATTATCAT
This window harbors:
- a CDS encoding phosphate acetyltransferase, translating into MNQHIRDLAKILASNPPRVVFPEGDNHIIQQAARALEESGAVQPVLLDGKEDAISRGATMLTSGEADVMVAGIDHPTKDVLRAGLKIVGLAPDIRYASSFFVIDVPQFQGGERGLLLFADCGMNIQPNAEQLAAIAVASADSAASLGWKPRVAMLSYSTKGSAGGDSVELVTQALQLVKTEQPDILIDGELQLDAAIVPAIGQKKSPDSPVAGRANVLVFPDLDSGNIAYKLAEHLAGGHAYGPILQGFARPISDLSRGSSVDDVIGATLITASMARTS
- a CDS encoding non-canonical purine NTP pyrophosphatase, giving the protein MVKNVTFITSNQHKADALARVLDLPLAHRAVDLMEIQSTSLEEIVEHKVRQAYIVAKCPVLVEDVALEFTALGGLPGPFIKFFVEAPNGLENLCRMLDGFGDRSAVAACVFGYYDGEQIKLFRAELGGVIAKHPAGNGGFGWDKIFCPDGYGGKTRAELYTDEYVATYPTIKPIDAVRQFLITLE
- a CDS encoding GNAT family N-acetyltransferase, with translation MNELTIERASHITESDVADITNLIAALTSKPHPADAKLLQQIIDSPSHVLLLARLSGKVVGMATVALLLGPAAGRKIYLDDFVADPTIQGKGVGSRLWDAIIDWGREQGALKLEFTSRPEREAAQQFYLKKGAVVRSTNAFAKEL